A part of Dasypus novemcinctus isolate mDasNov1 chromosome 7, mDasNov1.1.hap2, whole genome shotgun sequence genomic DNA contains:
- the CD28 gene encoding T-cell-specific surface glycoprotein CD28: MIFRLLLALNFFPSIEATENKILVKQSPMLVTYNNDVNLSCKYTNNLFSKEFRASLYKGVDSAMEVCVVNGNYSHQLQFHSKTGFECNGKLDNETVTFYLRNLNANQTDIYFCKIEIMYPPPYIGNEKSNGTIIHIKEKCLCPTYPPPVSTIPFWLLALLGLLGLYSLLATVCLFIYWMKNRRSRILQSDYMNMTPRRPGPTRKHYHQPYAPARDFAAYRS, translated from the exons AAAACAAGATTTTGGTGAAGCAGTCGCCCATGCTGGTGACATACAACAATGACGTAAACCTTAGCTGCAAATATACCAACAACCTCTTCTCAAAGGAGTTCCGAGCATCCCTTTATAAAGGAGTGGATAGTGCCATGGAAGTCTGTGTTGTGAATGGGAACTACTCCCATCAGCTTCAGTTTCACTCAAAAACAGGATTCGAATGTAACGGGAAATTGGACAATGAGACAGTGACATTCTACCTCAGGAATTTGAATGCTAACCAAACGGATATTTACTTCTGCAAAATTGAAATCATGTATCCTCCTCCTTACATAGGCAATGAAAAGAGCAATGGAACCATTATTCACATCAAAG AGAAATGTCTTTGTCCAACTTACCCGCCTCCTGTGTCTACAATACCCTTTTGGCTACTGGCACTACTTGGACTCCTGGGTCTCTATAGCTTGTTAGCAACAGTGTGCCTTTTTATTTACTGG ATGAAGAATAGGAGGAGCAGGATTCTTCAGAGCGACTACATGAACATGACCCCCCGGAGGCCGGGGCCCACGCGCAAGCACTACCACCAGCCTTACGCCCCAGCACGGGACTTTGCAGCGTACCGCTCCTGA